The sequence ACGATCCAGGCGGCGGTACTCAGCCAGGTCCAGCCCCAGGCGCTGCGAGTGGCGCCAGGCGCAGCGCTCGAGCCAGCTGACATAAACGGCGTTGTTGGCGTGACCGAGGCCATCGATGTCCTCGGCGTTGACCGCGATGTCGATGACGAAGGGTTCGGGCAGGTCCCAGGCCATGTGCTTGCTCCAGGCTGAGGCCGGGCCCCTGGGACCCGGCCGCTTGATCGGAGCGCGCAGTTTACAGGCTCGACAGCCTTACGTCTCAGGAGGCCAGTGCCAGCGGCAGCACGCGTGGCGCTTCCTGACCTTCAAGCAGGGCGAGTACCGCATCGCTCAACGCCGCGTCGGCCAGCACGCGCTGATGCCCGCCGCCACTCAGGCGCAGCAGGCGACTGCCAGGCCAGGCAGCGTGGATGGCATCGGCATCGGCCACCGGCACCTGCGGATCGTCTTCGGCATGCACTACCAAGCCAGGGATGGTGAGGTTGTAGCGTTTCACGTCGAGCTGCGCTGCTGGCACACCGGTGTAACGCTCGACCTGGCGGATGAAGCGATGACGCGCCTCGGCCGGCAGGCCGACGAAGCCGGCGAAGCGGCGCAGGACCGAGAGAATTCGGCTCGGCGCAGAGATGGTCACCAACGCCTCGGTCTTCAGGCCCAACTGAGTCGCAAGCAGAGCACTGGCGCCACCCATCGAATGACCAATGACCGCGCGCAACGGCGGCAGTTCGCTGGCGGCTTCAAGCAAGGCCCGGGCGAAGAGCATCGGGTTGGCTTCCCGACCGGGCGAGCGACCATGGGCCGGCCCATCCAGAGCCACTACGGCATAGCCGGCACCGACAAGCTCGCGAATCAGGTGAGCGAACTGCGTAGGCCGCCCTTCCCAACCATGCATCAGCAGCACCGCCGGCCCTTCCCCCCAACGCAGCGCGGAGAGACCAAAGCGCAGGGTGATGCGCTCGGAACTGGCGAGTAACGGCAACTCCCAGTCGCGCGGCGGCAGTGGCCGCGGGGTCATGAAGACTTCACGCATGCGCCCTGCCGCCCATTCCGGCGCCAGGCGCCCGAGGGTAGCGTTAACGCCACGGATCCAGTTCATGCTGTTCATTACCAGTACCTCCGTCGAGGCTCAGTTCACCGCCTTTTTGGCGGCACGCAGGACACGGTCGGACAGATCGCTCGAACCCAGGGTCCGGGCCAACGCCAGTCCACCCACCATCAACGCAAGGTCGGCGAGTACGGTGTCAGCGTCCTCGGGACGCTCGGCCAACTCGGCGACCATCAGTTCGATATGTTCGGCCAGCACTTCGCGGAAGCCTTCCGGCAGGTGCCCGGCCTCGGCCAACGTGCTTGGGATCGGACAACCCAGCTCCTCGTCGCTGTCACGATGCTTGCGCGACAGATAGAAAGCGGCGGCCAGTTGCCGACGCTCGCTGAAAGGCATCTGAGGTTCGAATTGCTTGAGCTTCGCCCGACGCCGCTCCAACAGATGGCGGAAGGCTTCGAGCATCAGCGCGTCTTTGCTCTCGAAGTGCGCGTAGAAACCACCGACGGTCAGCCCGGCCGCGCCCATCACCTCGCTGACGCTGGGCTCGACCGGCCCGCGACGCACCAGCGCATTGGCGGCGGCGCCGAGGATGCGCTCGCGGGTCTGGGCCTTCTTCTCACCAATCCCTTTCGGGCTAGCGGCTGTCTTGCGGCTCATGGCGCTCTCCAAAAATATTATGGAGAGAATATTATTCTCATAATAATTTTCGGCAAGCGCCAAGCGCGACCATTGGTCGGGCGGAGAATTTTCGGGAGCTGGAAAAACAAAAGGGCCACTCGAAAATTGAGTGACCCTATAGGCCCCGCAAACGCGGGAAAATTGGCGTCCCCTAGGGGACTCGAACCCCTGTTACCGCCGTGAAAGGGCGGTGTCCTAGGCCACTAGACGAAGGGGACGCAAAACCTTCGATTTCAGTTCCGTTCGGACCAACGAAACTTACGGACTTAACCTTCGAAGAAATCCGCCTGATGCGGATTCTGGCAATTTGGTGGAGCTAGACGGGATCGAACCGTCGACCTCTTGCATGCCATGCAAGCGCTCTCCCAGCTGAGCTATAGCCCCAGATGACTCTGGCTGACGACGCGAACGCATCGTCGCTGGATAAGTGGCGTCCCCTAGGGGACTCGAACCCCTGTTACCGCCGTGAAAGGGCGGTGTCCTAGGCCACTAGACGAAGGGGACGCAAAACCTTCGATTTCAGTTCCGTTCGGACCAACGAAACTTACTGGTAATTTGGTGGAGCTAGACGGGATCGAACCGTCGACCTCTTGCATGCCATGCAAGCGCTCTCCCAGCTGAGCTATAGCCCCAAAGTACCGCTACATCTACTGTTCCGCTTCGCTCTGTCGTTCAGTTCGTCGCTGGAACGGGGCGCATCTTAGGGGCGAGGCGAACCCCTGTCAACAACAATTTTCCAGTTTTTTAATTTTTTTCTCCCAAAGAACAATCACTTAGGTCGCCACCCCTATTACAGCCCAGGCCTGGCGAGCATGCTCGACCGGCCGTCACGCCCTGTCCGCCTGGCTTTGCCGGCGTCTTGCAGGCATGAAAAAGGCCAGGCACCCATAGGTGGCTGGCCTCTTTCGAAGAAGCGTCCGTCAGCCGGCGATGGCGTCGCGGATCTTCTCCCACTCCTTGGCTTCTTTCTTCGAAGCGCCGCCCAGCAGTTCCAGCGCCTGGCGCAGGCGGAAGCGGGACAGGTCGGCACCCAGGATTTCCATCGCATCGAGCACCGACACCGAGCTGGCATGGCCCGTGATGGCTGGGAACATGAGCGGCATGACGTCGCGCAGCTTCAGCCCCAGATGCTCTGCAACGGCCTGGATGGTCGCGGTGATCTTGTCCTTCTCCCACTGGCGCAGCGCTTCCAGCTTCCACAGCACCAGCTGCAGCACCTGGCGCACCTGGGTGGCGTCGAGCTTCTTGTGCTCGAACAGCTTGGCGTCCAGTTCGACACCGCCGCTGAAGAAGAAACTGGCCAACGGAGCGATCTGGCTGAAGTTCTCCACACGCCCCTGGACGTGCGGGGCGATCTTCATCAGGTACTCAGGATTGAGCGCCCATTTCTGCACTTCCTTGGCGAAGTCCTCGACGGAGAGATCGCGAATCCATTGGCCGTTCAGCCAGGACAGCTTCTCCATGTCGAAGATCGGACCGCCGAGGGACACGCGGGACAGGTCGAAGTGCTCGATCATCTCCTGCAGGCTGAACTTCTCGCGCTCGTCTGGCATCGACCAGCCCATCCGCCCGAGGTAGTTCAGCAGCGCCTGCGGCAGGAAGCCCATGCGCTCGTAGAAGGTGATGGAAGTCGGGTTCTTGCGCTTGGACAGCTTGCTCTTGTCCGGGTTACGCAGCAGCGGCATGTAGCAGAGGATCGGCTGCTCCCAGCCGAAGTACTCGTACAGCTTGATCAGCTTCGGCGCCGACGGCAGCCATTCCTCACCGCGCAGCACGTGGGTGATGCCCATCAGGTGGTCGTCGACCACGTTGGCCAGGAAGTAGGTGGGCAGGCCGTCGGCCTTCATCAGCACCTGCATGTCCATGCGATCCCACGGGATCTCGACGTCGCCACGGAGCATGTCGGGGACCACGCAGACACCCTCGGTCGGCACCTTCATGCGCACGACATGGGACTCGCCCGCCGCGATGCGCTTGGCCGACTCTTCTTTGGAGAGGTGCATGCAGTGGCCGTCGTAGCGCGGGGTTTCCTTGCGCGCCTGCTGTTCGGCACGAATGGCGTCCAGGCGCTCGGCGGAGCAGAAGCAGGGGAAGGCATGGCCTTTCTCTACCAGCTCGTCGCTGTACTGCTTGTAGATGGCGCCACGCTCGCTCTGACGGTACGGGCCGTGCGGACCGCCGACATCCGGGCCTTCATCCCACTCGACACCCAGCCAGCGCAGCGCGTCGAAGATCTGCTGTTCCGACTCACGGGTGGAACGCACCTGGTCGGTGTCCTCGATGCGCAGGATGAACTGGCCGCCGTGCTGACGGGCGAAGCAGAGGTTGAACAGCGCGATGTAGGCGGTGCCGACGTGCGGGTCGCCGGTGGGAGACGGCGCGATACGGGTGCGGACAGTGGTCATGAAAGCTCTCATGTGAAGCGGTGAGGACAGCGCGGGCCGTGGCGCGCGCTCATGGACGCGATGTTATCAGGCGGGCCGCCCCCGGCTCCAGCCGATGGCGCTCATCGATGGGCAGCCGGTGGATGAGGTAGTCGAGGAAGGTCTTCACCTTCATCGCCTGGAATCGCCGTGACGGGTAGACCGCGTAGAGTTCGCCGATAGGCAGTTGCACCTCTGGCAGCAAGCGCTCCAGGCGCCCGCTTTCCAGGGCTTCCTCGACTATCAGCTCCGGCAGCGTGGCTATTCCGGCGCCGGCCAGCGCGGCCTCGCGGGCAAAGGAAATGTTGTTGCATGACAGCACGCGCTGGCAGGGCACGCTTTCGTTGGACAGCGGCCAGTAGCGCTGCGAATCCTGCATCAGGAGCACTGCCCGATGCAGGGCCAGGTCCTCGACTCGCTGCGGCCGGCCGTGCAGGCGCAGGTATTCGGGGCTGGCGCACAGGCAGCGGTTGGTCACCAGCAGGCGCCGGGCGATCAGCGTGGAGTCCTCGGGTTGGCCAACGGTAATGGCGATATCCACACCCTCCTCCAGCGGATCGACCGTGCGCGAGCTGAGCTCGACCTCGGCGGTGATCTGCGGATAGAGGCGCATGAAGTCACCCAGCACGCTGGCCAGGTACATCTGGCCGAACTCGATGGGCGCGGTGATCTTCAGCAGGCCCGACGGCTCCTGCTGCAACTGCATGACCGCCTGCTCGGCCTCGGCGAAGTCGAGCATGATCTGCCGGCAACGGTCGTAGTACGCCTGGCCCACTTCGGTCAGGCGCAATTTGCGCGTCGTGCGATTGAGCAGACGCACGCCGAGGCGCTCCTCGAGCAGCGCGATACGCCGACTTACAGTGGACTTCTGCATGCCCAGGCTGCTGGCGGCCTGGGTGAAACTGTGGAACTCCACGACACGGGTAAAGATCAGCGCATCATCCAGCCCCATTATTGTTCCCTATACACAACAAAGTTTCCGAATTGTAGCGACTGCGCCTCGCGCGGGAACACTGTAAATTGCCGAAAATTCCTACCTAGCAAACGCTCGTTTCTCATGCCCGCACAACTACAAAGACGTCTGAGCGTCTTCCTCGTCATTCTCAGCCTGGTCGCCCTCGCCCTCCTCGCCCGCTGGTATTTCATCGGCCGTTTTGTCGAAAACACCGACAACGCCTATGTACAGGGAGAGATCACGCGCATTTCCAGCCAGCTCTCGGCGCGCATCGACCAAGTGCTGGTAAATGACAACCAGCACGTCGAGAAGGGCCAACTGCTGGTCAAGCTCGAAGACCAGGACTTCCGCCTGGCGCTGGATCGTGCCAAGGCCACCCTCGCTACCCACGAGGCAGAACTGGCGCAGACGCGCAGCAAGCTGAAAGGCCAGGGCAGCATGATCGCCGCCAGCGAAGCCGACCTGAACGCCAGCCAGGCGACCTTCGGCCGCGCGCAGATCGACCTGAACCGCGCACAGACCCTGCGCAAACCTGGCTACGTTTCCGAAGAGCGCGTCACCACCCTGACCGCCGACTCCCACGTCGCTCGCTCCCAAGTGGCCAAGGCCCAGGCCGACTTGCAGGCGCAACGCATCCAGGTCGAAGCCATCAATGCCGACATCAAGCGCCTCCAGGCCTTGATCGATGCGTCCCACGCGGAAATCGCCCAGGCCGAGATCAACCTGGCGCGCACCGAAATCCGCGCGCCCGTCGCCGGTCTCGTCGGCCAGCGCAGCGCCCGTGTCGGCCAGTACGTGCAGACCAATAGCCAGCTGCTGGCGCTGGTGCCGGACGAGGGTATCTGGGTCCAGGCCAACTTCAAGGAAACCCAGGTCGGCCACATGCGCCCCGGGCAGAAGGCGCGCCTGACCCTCGACAGCTTCCCCGACCAGCCCATCGAGGGCCAGGTCGACAGCCTGTTCGCCGCCTCCGGCGCGCAGTTCAGCCTGCTGCCGCCAGACAACGCCACCGGCAACTTCACCAAGGTGGTGCAGCGCATTCCGGTCAAGATCACCTTCGCCGCCGACAACCCGCTCAAGAACCTGATTCGCCCGGGCATGTCGGTCGAGGCCGAGGTGCAGATCGGTGAGCGCTGATCCACTGCTCCGGCCGGTTGGCGAACCGACCCGGCGCGACTGGATCGCCGTGCTCTCGGCGATGCTCGGCGCCTTCATGGCGGTGCTCGACATCCAGATCACCAACTCTTCGCTGAAAGACATCCAGGGCGCGCTGGCCGCGACCCTGGAGGAAGGTTCCTGGATCTCCACCTCCTACCTGGTGGCCGAGATCATCATGATCCCGCTCACCGCCTGGCTGGTGCAGCTGCTCTCGGCGCGGCGCCTGGCGGTGATCATCTCCATCGGTTTCCTGTTTTCCTCCCTGCTCTGCTCGTTCGCCTGGAACCTGGAGAGCATGATCGTGTTCCGCGCCATGCAGGGCTTCACCGGCGGCGCGCTGATCCCCCTGGCCTTCACCCTGAGCCTGATCAAGCTGCCGGACCACCACCGCCCCAAGGGCATGGCGCTGTTCGCCATCACGGCCACCTTCGCCCCCTCCATCGGCCCGACCCTCGGCGGCTGGCTGACCGAGAACTTCGGCTGGGAATACATCTTCTACATCAACGTCCCGCCGGGCCTGCTGATGATCGCCGGCCTGCTCTATGGCCTGGAAAAGAAGCCACCGCACTGGGAGCTGCTCAAGAGCACCGACTACGCCGGCATCGTCACCATGGCCATCGGCCTCGGCTGCCTGCAGGTGTTCCTCGAAGAGGGCCACCGCAAGGACTGGCTGGAGTCGAACATGATCGTGGCGCTGGGTAGCATCGCCCTGGTCAGCCTGATCCTCTTCGTCATCCTGCAGACGTCACGCCCCAACCCGCTGATCAACCTGGGCATCCTGCGCAATCGCAACTTCGGCCTGTCGAGCATTTCCAGCATCGGCCTGGGCATGGGGCTTTACGGCTCGATCTACGTGCTGCCGCTGTACCTGGCGCAGATCCAGGGCTACAACGCCATGCAGATTGGCGAAGTGATCATGTGGATGGGTGTGCCGCAGCTGTTCCTGATCCCGTTGATCCCCAAGCTGATGAAGTTCATCCAGCCGCGCCTGCTGTGCGCCATGGGCTTCGGGCTGTTCGGCCTGGCGAGCTTCTGCTCCGGCGTGCTCAACCCGGACTTCGCCGGCCCGCAGTTCAACCAGATCCAGCTGCTGCGCGCACTCGGTCAGCCGATGGTGATGGTCACCATCTCGCTGATCGCCACCGTCTACCTGCAGCCGCAGGACGCCGGTTCCGCCTCCAGCCTGTTCAACATCCTGCGCAACCTCGGC is a genomic window of Pseudomonas knackmussii B13 containing:
- a CDS encoding alpha/beta fold hydrolase codes for the protein MNSMNWIRGVNATLGRLAPEWAAGRMREVFMTPRPLPPRDWELPLLASSERITLRFGLSALRWGEGPAVLLMHGWEGRPTQFAHLIRELVGAGYAVVALDGPAHGRSPGREANPMLFARALLEAASELPPLRAVIGHSMGGASALLATQLGLKTEALVTISAPSRILSVLRRFAGFVGLPAEARHRFIRQVERYTGVPAAQLDVKRYNLTIPGLVVHAEDDPQVPVADADAIHAAWPGSRLLRLSGGGHQRVLADAALSDAVLALLEGQEAPRVLPLALAS
- a CDS encoding TetR/AcrR family transcriptional regulator, producing the protein MGEKKAQTRERILGAAANALVRRGPVEPSVSEVMGAAGLTVGGFYAHFESKDALMLEAFRHLLERRRAKLKQFEPQMPFSERRQLAAAFYLSRKHRDSDEELGCPIPSTLAEAGHLPEGFREVLAEHIELMVAELAERPEDADTVLADLALMVGGLALARTLGSSDLSDRVLRAAKKAVN
- the gltX gene encoding glutamate--tRNA ligase encodes the protein MTTVRTRIAPSPTGDPHVGTAYIALFNLCFARQHGGQFILRIEDTDQVRSTRESEQQIFDALRWLGVEWDEGPDVGGPHGPYRQSERGAIYKQYSDELVEKGHAFPCFCSAERLDAIRAEQQARKETPRYDGHCMHLSKEESAKRIAAGESHVVRMKVPTEGVCVVPDMLRGDVEIPWDRMDMQVLMKADGLPTYFLANVVDDHLMGITHVLRGEEWLPSAPKLIKLYEYFGWEQPILCYMPLLRNPDKSKLSKRKNPTSITFYERMGFLPQALLNYLGRMGWSMPDEREKFSLQEMIEHFDLSRVSLGGPIFDMEKLSWLNGQWIRDLSVEDFAKEVQKWALNPEYLMKIAPHVQGRVENFSQIAPLASFFFSGGVELDAKLFEHKKLDATQVRQVLQLVLWKLEALRQWEKDKITATIQAVAEHLGLKLRDVMPLMFPAITGHASSVSVLDAMEILGADLSRFRLRQALELLGGASKKEAKEWEKIRDAIAG
- a CDS encoding MDR family MFS transporter, whose amino-acid sequence is MLSAMLGAFMAVLDIQITNSSLKDIQGALAATLEEGSWISTSYLVAEIIMIPLTAWLVQLLSARRLAVIISIGFLFSSLLCSFAWNLESMIVFRAMQGFTGGALIPLAFTLSLIKLPDHHRPKGMALFAITATFAPSIGPTLGGWLTENFGWEYIFYINVPPGLLMIAGLLYGLEKKPPHWELLKSTDYAGIVTMAIGLGCLQVFLEEGHRKDWLESNMIVALGSIALVSLILFVILQTSRPNPLINLGILRNRNFGLSSISSIGLGMGLYGSIYVLPLYLAQIQGYNAMQIGEVIMWMGVPQLFLIPLIPKLMKFIQPRLLCAMGFGLFGLASFCSGVLNPDFAGPQFNQIQLLRALGQPMVMVTISLIATVYLQPQDAGSASSLFNILRNLGGAIGIALLATLLDSRAKVYYDYLREAVVPVNAAVDERLAQLAEQLGSQQAALGEIGLIVHRQAAIMAYNDAFHAIGIVLAISMLAVLLTRPLPAGFGAQAGAGAH
- a CDS encoding HlyD family secretion protein encodes the protein MPAQLQRRLSVFLVILSLVALALLARWYFIGRFVENTDNAYVQGEITRISSQLSARIDQVLVNDNQHVEKGQLLVKLEDQDFRLALDRAKATLATHEAELAQTRSKLKGQGSMIAASEADLNASQATFGRAQIDLNRAQTLRKPGYVSEERVTTLTADSHVARSQVAKAQADLQAQRIQVEAINADIKRLQALIDASHAEIAQAEINLARTEIRAPVAGLVGQRSARVGQYVQTNSQLLALVPDEGIWVQANFKETQVGHMRPGQKARLTLDSFPDQPIEGQVDSLFAASGAQFSLLPPDNATGNFTKVVQRIPVKITFAADNPLKNLIRPGMSVEAEVQIGER
- a CDS encoding LysR family transcriptional regulator — encoded protein: MGLDDALIFTRVVEFHSFTQAASSLGMQKSTVSRRIALLEERLGVRLLNRTTRKLRLTEVGQAYYDRCRQIMLDFAEAEQAVMQLQQEPSGLLKITAPIEFGQMYLASVLGDFMRLYPQITAEVELSSRTVDPLEEGVDIAITVGQPEDSTLIARRLLVTNRCLCASPEYLRLHGRPQRVEDLALHRAVLLMQDSQRYWPLSNESVPCQRVLSCNNISFAREAALAGAGIATLPELIVEEALESGRLERLLPEVQLPIGELYAVYPSRRFQAMKVKTFLDYLIHRLPIDERHRLEPGAARLITSRP